A part of Streptomyces sp. NBC_01210 genomic DNA contains:
- a CDS encoding acyl carrier protein → MYDILVSILTDKFQVQPGLVSPEATPTALGLDSLFVVELSLVLEGDPGLQISFDELAEASTLAEIAQLMHDRQDASV, encoded by the coding sequence ATGTACGACATCTTGGTCAGCATCCTGACCGACAAGTTCCAGGTGCAGCCCGGGCTGGTCTCCCCGGAAGCCACGCCGACGGCCCTCGGCCTGGACTCACTGTTCGTGGTGGAACTGTCCCTCGTGCTGGAAGGCGACCCCGGATTGCAGATCAGCTTTGACGAACTCGCGGAAGCGAGCACCCTGGCCGAGATCGCGCAATTGATGCACGATAGGCAAGATGCGTCGGTCTGA
- a CDS encoding FAD-dependent monooxygenase: MKALVVGAGIGGLTCAVALRRVGIDVEVYERATELRDVGSGLSVMSNAVTALAGFGIDLGLDKRGQAVESFRIMDRRGRRIRDLPFKDACDQVGVPSFCLSRADLQEALLAEIGNCPVHLGATAIGFDAVDVGVTAHFEDGRSASGDILIGADGFNSAVRRHLVGPEPAWDSGYLFRLGIVPFRHPCLTTGAVRHYWGSGQRFGLIDIGHGRCYWWAAMSTPEDTPAPNRVKDLLRRAYEGWADEVRAVIDATPQADILTVSSRDRAFLERWGDGPLTLLGDAAHPMLTTLAQGAGMAMEDAVALARTLAEPMTGDDPALALRAYEERRRDRTRAMVAGSRRMSELTQGATPRSRLVRNAYFRLVPRHVLARQTAQALAYPDGSATGSSNVQRELSPLERLYWIADRTSPLNVIARARVHGHLPTSLHRRALDTLQLRHPLLRVAITDDGTGAHPAFVPLDGRQIPLRYVHVPPDDPTADTRWEREVNDRELVGSVDWRAGPLLRAVVITSGGTGGENEGHVHDLLLTASHIIADGKTCLSLVREWIELAAQLDCGTRPQATPRRALPATDDLLPLRHRGAAGVAGFKAMMRREQQAARRRPAQRVVPSHQVPFEQRRTRMVHRFLTAEQLDLLVTAAKRHGTTVHGVLAAAMVTAVAQDAGTSATAHFSIGSPVDFRNDLEPAVCPDEVGTYVATVPSRVRYEPGRPLWLMARAISQDLVWRRRRQEHLATISLPRWTGPKSLADSEPFMRFMDEEGPINLCLSNVGRYEFPDQAGSWRVGEAQFLTGVSVMGAIVATATTSHTQLAWNFCYVEGLIPALRARRIADDSVRTMLSALVE; the protein is encoded by the coding sequence GTGAAAGCCCTGGTCGTTGGTGCCGGTATCGGCGGTCTGACGTGTGCGGTCGCGCTGAGGCGCGTCGGTATCGACGTTGAGGTGTACGAGCGCGCCACCGAGCTGCGCGACGTCGGCTCCGGTCTGTCGGTCATGAGCAACGCGGTTACTGCCCTGGCCGGTTTCGGCATCGACCTGGGACTGGACAAGCGCGGTCAGGCCGTGGAGTCGTTCAGGATCATGGACCGGCGCGGCCGACGGATCAGAGACCTGCCGTTCAAGGACGCCTGCGACCAGGTGGGCGTGCCAAGCTTCTGCCTCAGCCGCGCGGACCTCCAGGAGGCTCTGCTGGCGGAGATCGGAAATTGCCCAGTCCACCTGGGGGCGACCGCCATTGGCTTCGATGCCGTCGACGTGGGGGTCACCGCCCACTTCGAGGACGGCCGTTCGGCGAGCGGTGACATCCTGATCGGCGCCGACGGCTTCAACTCGGCCGTACGGCGCCACCTCGTCGGCCCCGAGCCGGCGTGGGACAGCGGATACCTCTTCCGGCTCGGCATCGTCCCCTTCCGGCACCCATGCCTCACCACGGGCGCCGTGCGCCACTACTGGGGCAGCGGACAGCGTTTCGGCCTCATCGACATCGGCCACGGCCGCTGTTACTGGTGGGCGGCCATGAGCACGCCCGAGGACACGCCCGCACCGAACCGGGTCAAGGACCTCCTCCGACGGGCATACGAGGGCTGGGCCGACGAGGTGCGGGCCGTGATCGACGCCACCCCGCAGGCAGACATCCTCACCGTGTCTTCGCGTGACCGGGCCTTCCTGGAACGGTGGGGCGACGGCCCCCTTACCCTGCTCGGCGACGCCGCCCACCCCATGTTGACCACGCTCGCCCAGGGGGCCGGCATGGCCATGGAGGACGCCGTCGCACTGGCACGGACGCTGGCCGAGCCGATGACGGGTGATGACCCGGCGCTGGCTCTGCGCGCCTACGAGGAGCGGCGCCGCGACCGCACCAGGGCGATGGTGGCCGGTTCCCGCCGGATGAGCGAACTGACTCAGGGGGCCACCCCCCGGAGTCGCCTGGTCCGTAATGCCTACTTCCGCTTGGTACCCCGCCACGTCCTCGCCCGGCAGACCGCCCAGGCCCTCGCCTATCCGGACGGTTCGGCCACCGGATCCAGCAACGTCCAGCGTGAGCTGAGCCCCTTGGAGCGCCTGTACTGGATCGCCGACCGGACCTCACCGCTCAACGTCATCGCCCGCGCCCGCGTCCACGGACACCTGCCCACGTCGCTGCACCGCCGCGCACTGGACACCCTCCAGCTCCGGCACCCCTTGCTGCGCGTCGCGATCACCGACGACGGCACCGGAGCGCACCCCGCCTTCGTCCCATTGGACGGGCGGCAGATCCCGCTTCGGTACGTCCACGTGCCGCCGGACGATCCCACGGCCGACACGCGGTGGGAGCGCGAGGTGAACGACCGCGAGCTCGTGGGGAGTGTGGACTGGCGCGCCGGTCCGCTGCTGCGCGCGGTGGTGATCACCTCGGGAGGAACGGGCGGCGAGAATGAAGGGCACGTCCATGACCTGCTGTTGACGGCCTCGCACATCATCGCCGACGGCAAGACGTGCCTGTCCCTGGTCCGGGAGTGGATCGAACTGGCCGCGCAACTGGACTGCGGCACGCGGCCTCAAGCCACCCCGCGACGGGCACTGCCCGCGACGGATGATCTTCTCCCTCTTCGCCACCGTGGCGCTGCGGGTGTCGCTGGGTTCAAGGCCATGATGCGCCGGGAACAGCAGGCGGCCCGGCGGCGCCCCGCACAGCGGGTCGTCCCCAGTCATCAGGTGCCGTTCGAGCAGCGACGCACCCGGATGGTGCACAGGTTCCTCACCGCCGAGCAGTTGGATCTGCTAGTGACTGCGGCCAAACGGCACGGCACCACGGTCCACGGAGTTCTGGCCGCCGCGATGGTGACGGCGGTCGCCCAGGACGCGGGAACCTCGGCGACGGCACACTTCTCGATCGGCTCGCCGGTCGACTTCCGTAATGATCTTGAACCAGCCGTCTGCCCCGACGAGGTCGGCACCTACGTGGCCACGGTTCCCTCCCGCGTCCGTTACGAGCCCGGCCGACCGCTGTGGCTGATGGCCCGGGCCATCAGCCAGGACCTGGTGTGGCGCCGGAGACGCCAGGAGCACCTGGCCACGATCAGCCTGCCGCGCTGGACCGGACCGAAGTCACTGGCGGACAGCGAGCCATTCATGCGTTTCATGGACGAGGAGGGGCCGATCAACCTGTGCCTGTCCAACGTCGGCCGCTACGAGTTCCCCGACCAGGCGGGCTCGTGGCGAGTCGGTGAGGCCCAGTTCCTCACGGGCGTCTCGGTGATGGGAGCCATCGTGGCGACGGCGACCACCAGTCACACCCAACTCGCCTGGAACTTCTGCTACGTCGAGGGCCTCATCCCGGCGCTGCGCGCACGGCGCATCGCTGACGACTCCGTCCGCACCATGCTCTCCGCCCTCGTCGAGTGA
- a CDS encoding methyltransferase, which translates to MTDTPIPTLTRRRVLPVGENGSLWEARPSCGIFEFRGMRLRLTVEDPAEVLFPTDCGLSLIAALNGDSAPGLEGANALDIGAGSGLYSVALLAAGADRVTALDINPASAAQTAVNVVANGLDATRLTCVTSPLEEYTPDERFDLVMTNPPHLPYDPSYARKDGLETALVARRGGRAVYDSVVERMDTLLAPGGTLLMAHSSLADIPRTVTELTTRGYETETLEIFEMDIPLLAYAEHKETMLTLLKERRATGRAEFDGSRFTVHALMFRRPGNATGR; encoded by the coding sequence ATGACCGATACTCCGATCCCGACGCTGACGCGGCGTCGTGTCCTGCCCGTCGGCGAGAACGGCTCGCTGTGGGAGGCTCGGCCCTCGTGCGGGATCTTCGAGTTCCGCGGCATGCGTCTGCGGCTCACGGTGGAGGACCCCGCGGAGGTCCTGTTCCCGACCGACTGCGGGCTGAGCCTGATCGCCGCTCTCAACGGTGACAGCGCTCCTGGCCTGGAGGGTGCCAACGCCCTGGACATCGGGGCCGGTTCCGGTCTCTACAGCGTCGCCCTGCTCGCGGCCGGCGCCGATCGGGTGACCGCTCTGGACATCAACCCCGCCTCAGCCGCCCAGACCGCGGTGAACGTGGTGGCCAATGGTCTCGACGCCACGCGGCTGACCTGTGTCACTTCGCCGCTGGAGGAGTACACACCGGACGAGCGGTTCGATCTGGTGATGACCAATCCGCCGCACCTGCCCTACGACCCGAGTTATGCAAGGAAGGACGGGCTGGAAACAGCTCTCGTCGCCCGGAGAGGCGGCCGCGCGGTGTACGACTCCGTCGTCGAGCGCATGGACACGCTCCTCGCGCCAGGCGGCACGCTACTCATGGCGCACTCCTCACTCGCCGACATTCCCCGGACCGTCACGGAACTCACCACGCGTGGCTATGAGACCGAGACGCTTGAGATCTTCGAGATGGACATCCCGCTCCTGGCGTACGCCGAGCACAAGGAGACCATGCTGACCCTGCTGAAAGAACGGCGAGCAACGGGCCGAGCGGAATTCGACGGGTCGCGCTTCACGGTGCACGCCCTGATGTTCCGGCGCCCCGGGAACGCCACAGGCCGCTGA
- a CDS encoding beta-ketoacyl-ACP synthase 3 has product MANEDLVERLGRSPEWMFQRSGIRFRHIVEPGTTSGDLAVAAGREALARSAVGDVAAVVVATTSPDRPCPGTAPSVASRLGMTGVAALDVQAVCAGFIYGLGVAQGLIAAGTADSVLVIGTDALSLSVAPDDPTSMLFGDGAGAVVLRSGHHEEPGALGPCVLGSDGGGRDLITVRGGGSEERSAIGGTPADSYLRLEGQEVFWRAVEHMTSASRAALDAAEWKPQDVDRIVSHQANARIISMLAGRLGITAEGALSNIEQVGNTSAASIPILLDHANRAGSLKPGHRVLLTAFGGGLAWGATTVVWPHLARPH; this is encoded by the coding sequence GTGGCCAATGAAGACCTGGTCGAGCGCCTGGGTCGGTCGCCCGAATGGATGTTTCAGCGCTCCGGCATCCGGTTCCGGCACATCGTTGAGCCGGGTACCACCAGTGGGGACCTGGCGGTCGCGGCCGGCCGGGAGGCTCTGGCCCGTTCCGCGGTCGGCGATGTCGCAGCCGTGGTCGTCGCCACCACGTCGCCGGACAGGCCGTGCCCCGGTACCGCTCCAAGCGTCGCGTCACGGCTGGGCATGACTGGGGTGGCCGCGCTGGACGTCCAGGCCGTGTGCGCCGGTTTCATCTATGGCTTGGGTGTCGCGCAGGGCCTGATTGCCGCGGGCACGGCTGACAGCGTTCTGGTGATCGGGACAGACGCGCTGTCGCTGAGCGTCGCCCCGGATGACCCGACGAGCATGCTCTTCGGCGACGGAGCCGGCGCTGTCGTTCTGCGTTCGGGCCACCACGAGGAACCCGGTGCCCTGGGGCCTTGCGTGCTGGGCAGCGATGGCGGTGGCCGCGACCTGATCACTGTACGTGGCGGCGGATCTGAGGAACGCTCAGCGATCGGCGGTACCCCGGCGGACTCGTATCTGCGTCTGGAGGGGCAAGAAGTGTTCTGGCGAGCAGTGGAGCATATGACTTCCGCCTCCCGAGCAGCTCTGGACGCCGCGGAATGGAAGCCGCAGGACGTGGACCGGATTGTCTCCCACCAGGCGAACGCACGGATCATCTCCATGCTCGCAGGGCGGTTGGGCATCACGGCGGAGGGCGCACTGTCCAATATCGAGCAGGTCGGCAACACCTCGGCCGCGTCGATCCCGATCCTCCTTGATCACGCCAACCGCGCAGGGAGCCTCAAGCCTGGACACCGCGTCCTGCTGACGGCCTTCGGCGGCGGCTTGGCTTGGGGCGCCACCACCGTCGTGTGGCCGCACCTCGCCCGCCCGCACTAA
- a CDS encoding class I SAM-dependent RNA methyltransferase has product MQNASESSLVGEEYEVEVGPVAHGGHCIARTEEGRVLFVRHTLPGEKVVARITEGEEDSRFLRADAVRILEASKDRVEAPCPYSGPGNCGGCDWQHAKPGAQRRLKGEVIAEQLQRLAGLTPEEAGWDGTVMPAEGDKLPKGEVPAWRTRVQYAIDTEGRAGLRKHRSHDVQPIDHCMIAAPGVTELGIEKQDWSQMATVEAIAATGSSDRQVILTPRPGGRLPLVELDKPVSVLRVDERDGGVHRVHGRAFVRERADDRTYRVGNGGFWQVHPQAADTLVKAVMQGLLPRKGDMALDLYCGVGLFAGAIADRVGEKGAVLGIESGKRAVEDARHNLQGFERVRIEHGKVEQVLPRTQITEVDLIVLDPPRAGAGKQTVKQLAGLGARRIAYVACDPAALARDLAYFRDNGYKPRTLRAFDLFPMTSHVECVAILEPAAKGL; this is encoded by the coding sequence ATGCAGAACGCATCTGAGTCTTCGCTGGTCGGGGAGGAGTACGAGGTCGAGGTCGGGCCCGTCGCACACGGCGGCCACTGCATCGCCCGCACCGAGGAGGGGCGGGTGCTGTTCGTACGGCACACGCTGCCCGGTGAGAAGGTCGTCGCCCGTATCACCGAGGGCGAGGAGGACTCCCGCTTCCTGCGCGCCGACGCCGTACGGATCCTCGAGGCATCCAAGGACCGCGTCGAGGCCCCGTGCCCGTACTCCGGCCCCGGGAACTGCGGCGGCTGCGACTGGCAGCACGCCAAGCCGGGCGCCCAGCGGCGGCTCAAGGGCGAGGTGATCGCCGAGCAGCTGCAGCGGCTCGCGGGCCTCACCCCTGAGGAGGCCGGCTGGGACGGCACGGTCATGCCCGCGGAGGGCGACAAGCTTCCGAAGGGCGAAGTGCCGGCCTGGCGGACGCGCGTGCAGTACGCGATCGACACGGAGGGCCGCGCCGGGCTGCGCAAGCACCGCTCGCACGATGTCCAGCCGATCGACCACTGCATGATCGCCGCCCCGGGGGTCACCGAGCTCGGCATCGAGAAGCAGGACTGGTCCCAGATGGCCACGGTCGAGGCGATCGCCGCGACTGGATCCAGCGACCGCCAGGTCATCCTCACCCCGCGACCCGGCGGCCGACTGCCACTGGTCGAACTGGACAAGCCGGTCTCGGTGCTGCGCGTCGACGAGCGCGACGGCGGAGTGCACCGGGTGCACGGCCGCGCCTTCGTGCGGGAGCGCGCCGACGACCGTACGTACCGCGTCGGCAACGGCGGCTTCTGGCAGGTGCATCCCCAGGCCGCTGACACCCTGGTGAAGGCCGTGATGCAGGGCCTGCTGCCGCGCAAGGGCGACATGGCACTCGATCTGTACTGCGGGGTCGGCCTGTTCGCGGGCGCCATCGCCGACCGGGTGGGCGAGAAGGGCGCGGTGCTCGGCATCGAGTCGGGCAAGCGCGCCGTCGAGGACGCGCGCCACAACCTGCAGGGCTTCGAGCGCGTACGCATCGAACACGGCAAGGTGGAACAGGTGCTGCCGCGCACGCAGATCACCGAGGTGGACCTGATCGTGCTCGACCCGCCGCGCGCGGGAGCGGGCAAGCAGACGGTGAAGCAGCTGGCGGGCCTGGGCGCGCGGCGCATCGCGTATGTGGCCTGCGACCCGGCGGCGCTCGCGCGCGACCTGGCGTACTTCCGCGACAACGGCTACAAGCCGCGCACGCTGCGGGCGTTCGACCTGTTCCCGATGACCTCGCACGTGGAGTGCGTGGCTATTCTTGAGCCTGCGGCAAAGGGCCTCTGA